The Neochlamydia sp. S13 genome has a segment encoding these proteins:
- the rho gene encoding transcription termination factor Rho → MDPENTHLETPYSTFEEGEENQQEHPSINTTAIVPPGETIKIAEIQRMNIDQLNAFSKKIGLKHLGSLTKSQMVFEIVKALSENPAEILYGEGVLEILPDGFGFLRSPNYNYLPSAEDIYVSPAQIRRFDLKKGDTLSGTIRPPKDKEKYFALLKVDKINGKTPEKARERILFENLTALYPSKRMVMETTKDKLSTRVLDLAAPIGKGQRGLIVAPPRTGKTIILQNIANAIAINNPEVIVIVLMIGERPEEVTDMQRIVKGEVVSSTFDEPPERHVQVAEMVIEKARRLVEHGNDVVVLLDSITRLARAYNTIEPHSGKILTGGVDANALHKPKRFFGAARNIEQGGSLTIIATALIDTGSRMDEVIFEEFKGTGNMELVLDRRLAERRIYPAIDIIKSGTRKEELLYHPNELEKVYLLRQAVADLAPNDAMNLVVGRLKKTNSNVEFLLSMKE, encoded by the coding sequence ATGGATCCAGAAAACACTCATTTAGAGACGCCCTACTCTACCTTTGAAGAGGGCGAAGAGAATCAACAAGAGCACCCATCTATCAACACGACAGCTATTGTTCCCCCTGGCGAAACAATTAAAATCGCTGAAATTCAACGCATGAATATCGATCAATTAAACGCGTTTAGTAAAAAAATTGGCCTTAAACACCTAGGATCTCTTACTAAATCTCAAATGGTTTTTGAAATCGTCAAGGCGCTTTCAGAAAATCCTGCCGAGATTCTGTATGGCGAAGGCGTATTAGAAATTTTGCCTGACGGATTTGGCTTTCTACGCTCCCCCAACTATAACTATTTACCTTCCGCAGAAGATATCTACGTTTCCCCAGCGCAGATTAGGCGTTTTGATCTGAAAAAAGGTGACACCCTTTCTGGGACTATTCGGCCTCCTAAAGATAAAGAAAAATACTTTGCTCTTCTCAAAGTGGATAAAATTAATGGAAAAACTCCAGAAAAAGCCCGCGAGCGAATTCTTTTTGAGAATTTAACAGCTCTGTATCCAAGCAAACGTATGGTCATGGAAACAACAAAAGACAAGCTATCCACGCGTGTTTTGGATCTTGCAGCTCCTATTGGTAAAGGCCAGCGTGGACTAATTGTAGCCCCCCCTCGTACAGGTAAGACGATTATCCTTCAAAATATTGCTAATGCTATAGCTATTAACAATCCAGAAGTCATTGTTATCGTCCTCATGATCGGAGAAAGACCTGAGGAAGTCACAGACATGCAGAGAATTGTTAAAGGAGAAGTCGTTTCCTCAACTTTTGATGAACCCCCTGAAAGACACGTACAAGTAGCAGAAATGGTCATCGAAAAAGCAAGGAGATTAGTCGAGCATGGCAATGATGTCGTTGTTCTGCTAGACTCTATTACAAGATTGGCCCGTGCCTACAATACAATAGAACCCCATTCCGGGAAAATTTTGACAGGCGGTGTAGATGCTAATGCTTTACATAAGCCCAAACGTTTCTTTGGCGCCGCAAGGAATATCGAGCAGGGAGGTTCGCTGACAATTATTGCTACTGCATTAATTGATACAGGGTCTCGTATGGATGAGGTTATTTTTGAAGAATTCAAAGGTACAGGTAATATGGAGCTAGTGCTTGATCGACGTTTAGCTGAGCGGCGTATTTATCCAGCGATTGATATTATTAAGAGTGGAACCCGTAAAGAAGAGCTTCTCTACCATCCTAACGAGCTAGAAAAGGTCTATTTACTACGGCAAGCTGTAGCTGATCTAGCGCCTAACGATGCAATGAATCTAGTTGTAGGCCGCCTGAAAAAAACTAATAGCAATGTGGAATTTTTATTATCTATGAAAGAATAA
- the coaE gene encoding dephospho-CoA kinase (Dephospho-CoA kinase (CoaE) performs the final step in coenzyme A biosynthesis.), with protein sequence MLALSKVAVTGGLSCGKTSVCHFFKRFGAYVVSADDIVHRLLSPTTNLGQRVILLIGSDIVINNQIDRSKISQKVFKQPLLLKSLESILHPAVQDEIKKHYDLANQQKNRKKLFVAEIPLLFEARLENFYDTVISVVADSDKSKKRFQKATGKSIEEYERRSARQLSIDEKAHRADYVIVNDSNLYDLEIETKKLMNILTH encoded by the coding sequence ATGTTAGCATTGTCTAAAGTTGCCGTAACGGGCGGTCTTTCGTGTGGCAAGACATCAGTCTGTCATTTCTTTAAGAGGTTTGGCGCTTACGTAGTAAGTGCAGACGATATTGTACACCGACTGCTTTCCCCTACCACGAATCTCGGTCAGCGCGTTATTCTACTAATTGGCAGCGATATAGTCATAAATAATCAAATCGATCGTTCTAAAATTTCACAAAAGGTATTCAAACAACCCTTATTGCTTAAATCTCTTGAAAGTATCCTACATCCTGCAGTTCAAGATGAAATTAAGAAACACTATGATTTAGCTAATCAACAAAAAAACAGAAAGAAATTATTTGTAGCTGAAATTCCCTTGCTTTTTGAAGCTAGGCTAGAAAATTTTTATGATACAGTGATTAGTGTCGTAGCTGATTCAGACAAAAGTAAAAAGCGTTTTCAAAAAGCTACAGGAAAAAGTATTGAAGAATATGAAAGGCGCTCAGCAAGGCAGCTGTCTATCGATGAAAAAGCTCATAGGGCTGATTATGTTATTGTCAACGATAGCAACCTATACGATTTAGAAATTGAAACAAAAAAGTTAATGAACATTTTAACCCATTAA